A portion of the Nitratidesulfovibrio termitidis HI1 genome contains these proteins:
- a CDS encoding DnaJ C-terminal domain-containing protein, with translation MAVEYKDYYKLLGVERSSPRDDISKAYKKLARKYHPDLNPGDKNAEDRFKEINEAYEVLKDDEKRRLYDQLGPNWQHGQQFQGAPGFENVRFDFGGGRGFEGAGFSDFFETLFGGGGGRARGQGGPGGPGGQGGFGPDPFGNFSARQRRGRDVEAEFSLTLEEAYRGGRKAVTLREANGGSKTLEVNIPSGVREGGRIRLAGQGDPGMGGGPAGDLYLKVRVAPHPQFTLDGDNVIYDLQLAPWEAALGATVRVPTLDGEVDVTVAPGACSGRKLRLRGKGLGTGAARGDQYVRIGIRTPAEATPRERELWEELARTSAFRARD, from the coding sequence ATGGCAGTCGAATACAAGGACTATTACAAATTGCTGGGCGTGGAGCGTTCCTCCCCGCGCGACGACATCTCGAAGGCGTACAAGAAGCTTGCCCGCAAGTATCACCCGGACCTGAACCCCGGCGACAAGAACGCGGAAGACCGCTTCAAGGAAATCAACGAAGCCTACGAGGTGCTCAAGGACGACGAGAAGCGTCGGCTCTACGATCAACTTGGGCCTAACTGGCAGCACGGACAACAGTTTCAGGGCGCGCCCGGCTTCGAGAACGTGCGTTTCGACTTTGGCGGCGGGCGCGGCTTTGAAGGTGCGGGGTTCAGCGACTTCTTCGAGACGCTATTCGGTGGTGGCGGTGGGCGGGCGCGCGGTCAGGGCGGTCCGGGAGGTCCGGGCGGACAGGGCGGCTTCGGGCCGGACCCGTTCGGCAACTTTTCGGCCCGGCAGCGGCGTGGCCGCGACGTGGAGGCCGAATTTTCGCTGACGCTCGAAGAAGCCTACCGGGGCGGGCGCAAGGCCGTGACCCTGCGCGAGGCGAACGGCGGCAGCAAGACGCTGGAGGTGAACATTCCCTCCGGCGTGCGCGAAGGCGGGCGCATCCGGCTTGCGGGGCAGGGCGACCCCGGCATGGGCGGCGGCCCGGCGGGCGACCTGTACCTGAAGGTGCGCGTGGCCCCGCATCCGCAGTTTACCCTGGATGGCGACAACGTGATCTACGACCTGCAACTGGCCCCGTGGGAAGCGGCCCTTGGCGCAACAGTGCGCGTGCCCACGCTGGACGGCGAGGTGGACGTTACCGTGGCCCCCGGCGCGTGCAGCGGGCGCAAGCTGCGGCTGCGCGGCAAGGGGCTGGGAACAGGCGCGGCGCGCGGCGACCAGTATGTGCGCATCGGCATCCGCACGCCTGCGGAAGCCACCCCGCGTGAACGGGAACTGTGGGAAGAACTGGCCCGGACCTCGGCGTTTCGGGCGCGCGACTAG
- the gatB gene encoding Asp-tRNA(Asn)/Glu-tRNA(Gln) amidotransferase subunit GatB: MALYEAVIGLEVHAQLRTRSKLFCSCSTAFGAAPNTNVCEVCSGMPGVLPVPNARAVEYAARMGMAVNCTVNPVSVFARKNYFYPDLPKGYQISQFETPICEHGHLYITVNGQTRRIGITRIHMEDDAGKNIHSAGDNASYVDLNRSGVPLIEIVSEPDMRSAEEAVAYLKALHAIVVYLGICDGNMEEGSFRCDANVSIRPRGQQEFGTRAELKNLNSFRNVQRAIEYEIARQQDVLEDGDAVVQETRLYDAVKNVTVSMRGKEEAHDYRYFPDPDLMPVRIAEDDLARWRADLPELPQARRARLMEQHGLSDQDADVLTADRALADFFEAATAACGQPKKVANLMQGALLRELNQRAVTVDAIAMRPEALGELVHIVEAGLISAKIANDIFGELVETGAMPETFVKERGLVQISDTSAIETAVDEAIAENPAEVEAYKGGKTKLISFFMGQIMRKTKGKANPALVTELLQKKLG, translated from the coding sequence ATGGCCTTGTATGAAGCCGTCATCGGGCTGGAAGTGCACGCCCAGTTGCGCACGCGGTCCAAGCTGTTCTGTTCCTGCTCCACCGCGTTCGGTGCGGCCCCCAACACCAACGTGTGCGAGGTGTGCTCCGGCATGCCCGGCGTGCTGCCGGTGCCCAACGCCCGCGCCGTGGAATACGCCGCGCGCATGGGCATGGCCGTGAACTGCACGGTGAACCCCGTCTCGGTGTTCGCGCGCAAGAACTACTTCTATCCGGACCTGCCCAAGGGCTACCAGATTTCGCAGTTCGAAACGCCCATCTGCGAGCATGGCCACCTGTACATCACGGTGAACGGCCAGACGCGCCGCATCGGCATCACGCGCATCCACATGGAAGACGACGCGGGCAAGAACATCCACTCGGCGGGCGACAACGCCAGCTACGTGGACCTGAACCGCTCGGGCGTGCCGCTCATCGAGATCGTCAGCGAGCCGGACATGCGCAGCGCCGAGGAGGCTGTGGCCTACCTGAAGGCCCTGCACGCCATCGTGGTGTACCTGGGCATCTGCGACGGCAACATGGAGGAAGGCAGCTTCCGCTGTGACGCCAACGTGTCCATCCGGCCCAGGGGGCAGCAGGAATTCGGCACCCGCGCTGAACTGAAGAACCTGAACTCGTTCCGCAACGTGCAGCGGGCCATCGAGTACGAAATCGCCCGCCAGCAGGACGTGCTGGAGGATGGCGACGCAGTGGTGCAGGAAACCCGCCTGTACGACGCGGTGAAGAACGTCACCGTGTCCATGCGCGGCAAGGAAGAAGCCCACGACTACCGCTATTTCCCCGACCCGGACCTGATGCCCGTGCGCATCGCGGAAGACGATCTGGCCCGCTGGCGTGCCGACCTGCCGGAACTGCCGCAGGCCCGCCGTGCCCGGCTCATGGAGCAGCACGGCCTGTCCGATCAGGACGCGGACGTGCTGACCGCAGACAGGGCGCTGGCCGACTTCTTCGAGGCGGCCACGGCGGCCTGCGGCCAGCCCAAGAAGGTGGCCAACCTGATGCAGGGCGCGCTGCTGCGCGAACTGAACCAGCGCGCCGTGACCGTGGACGCCATCGCCATGCGGCCCGAAGCGCTGGGCGAACTGGTGCACATTGTCGAGGCCGGGCTGATCAGCGCCAAGATAGCCAACGACATCTTCGGCGAACTGGTGGAAACCGGCGCCATGCCCGAAACCTTCGTGAAGGAACGCGGTCTGGTGCAGATTTCCGACACCTCTGCCATCGAGACCGCCGTGGACGAGGCCATTGCCGAAAACCCGGCGGAAGTGGAAGCCTACAAGGGCGGCAAGACCAAGCTGATCAGCTTCTTCATGGGGCAGATCATGCGCAAGACCAAGGGCAAGGCCAACCCGGCCCTGGTCACGGAGTTGCTGCAGAAGAAACTGGGGTAG
- a CDS encoding chaperone modulator CbpM, translated as MYPDDGNDPGHERGHDLAQGGELPIRSEFIAWAEFLQVSGVHPSRLGELIELGWLEPRRTAGEGYLFRRMDVYRTRKLERICADFELNSLGGSIVVDLLDRIDRLERRVRELEAQR; from the coding sequence ATGTACCCCGATGACGGCAACGACCCTGGTCATGAGCGCGGGCACGACCTTGCGCAGGGCGGCGAACTGCCCATTCGTTCGGAATTCATCGCCTGGGCGGAGTTCCTTCAGGTGTCCGGCGTGCACCCCAGCCGCCTGGGCGAACTGATCGAACTGGGCTGGCTGGAGCCGCGCCGCACGGCGGGCGAAGGCTACCTGTTCCGCCGGATGGACGTGTACCGCACCCGCAAGCTGGAACGCATCTGCGCCGACTTCGAACTCAACAGCCTGGGCGGCTCCATCGTGGTGGACCTGCTGGACCGCATCGACCGGCTGGAACGCAGGGTGCGCGAGCTTGAGGCCCAGCGGTAG
- a CDS encoding polysaccharide deacetylase family protein: MSASRPAVSAGLKSLPVLMYHYVSRRKNSIAVHPDTFEAHCQAMRRAGWTGIGLAEAEAYLLGEAPLPPRSALITFDDGFLDNYVYAWPILKKYGHKGVIFAVAGKLEQGTPRPTLDDVRAGRIREDDLPRVDAPYVRHELGFDERKDLFCNWDEARLMEADGTMAVAAHSHWHHAVFAKPEFKGFHAPGHRSRTFDRVDFAVPWGLPAFPQRPALLRRAFVPDPQLVEAIRVLVPQDKAGAYAFFQDSGKVRELEVLVEACAATPPGLGAYESDADRTARMTRELSACAATLADELGHPVRSLCWPWGAYCDEARDIARTLGFSVFFATTMGPNPPGCAAHVHRFKAKDKPASWLLLRLFLYSRPWLAGLYAKMRL; this comes from the coding sequence ATGTCCGCATCCCGCCCCGCCGTATCCGCTGGCCTGAAGAGCCTGCCCGTGCTGATGTACCACTACGTCAGCCGCAGAAAGAATTCCATCGCCGTCCATCCCGACACCTTCGAGGCCCACTGCCAAGCCATGCGCCGCGCCGGGTGGACCGGCATCGGTCTGGCCGAGGCCGAGGCCTATCTGCTGGGCGAAGCGCCCCTGCCGCCGCGCAGCGCGCTGATCACCTTTGACGACGGGTTTCTGGACAACTACGTCTACGCCTGGCCCATTCTGAAAAAGTACGGGCACAAGGGCGTCATCTTTGCCGTGGCGGGCAAACTGGAACAGGGCACGCCCCGCCCCACCCTGGACGACGTGCGCGCGGGCCGCATCCGCGAAGACGACCTGCCCCGCGTGGATGCCCCCTACGTACGGCATGAACTGGGCTTTGACGAGCGCAAGGACCTGTTCTGCAACTGGGACGAGGCGCGGCTGATGGAGGCTGACGGCACCATGGCCGTGGCCGCCCATTCCCACTGGCACCACGCCGTGTTCGCCAAGCCGGAGTTCAAGGGCTTTCACGCCCCCGGCCACCGCTCGCGCACCTTCGACCGGGTGGATTTTGCCGTGCCGTGGGGGCTGCCCGCCTTTCCCCAGCGCCCCGCCCTGCTGCGCCGCGCCTTCGTGCCCGACCCGCAACTGGTGGAGGCCATCCGTGTCCTGGTTCCCCAGGACAAGGCCGGGGCCTACGCCTTTTTCCAGGATTCCGGCAAGGTGCGTGAACTTGAAGTATTGGTTGAAGCCTGCGCTGCCACGCCACCCGGCCTTGGCGCGTATGAATCCGACGCCGACCGCACCGCCCGCATGACGCGCGAACTGTCTGCCTGCGCCGCCACCCTTGCCGATGAACTGGGCCACCCCGTGCGCTCGCTGTGCTGGCCGTGGGGTGCGTACTGCGACGAAGCCCGCGACATCGCACGGACCCTTGGCTTTTCCGTGTTCTTCGCCACCACCATGGGGCCCAACCCGCCCGGCTGCGCCGCCCACGTCCACCGCTTCAAGGCCAAGGACAAACCCGCGTCGTGGTTGCTGCTGCGCCTGTTCCTGTACTCGCGCCCCTGGCTGGCCGGGCTGTACGCGAAGATGCGGTTGTAG
- a CDS encoding threonine aldolase family protein, with protein sequence MSLKSFASDNTSGVHPRILAAMERANAGQARPYGQDPYTEQAKEVFAQHFGPDIDMYFVFLGTAANVLGLRAVTRPWHSVVCADVAHINVDECGAPESVTGSKLQVIPSHDGRIRVMDVVPLLHMIGNFHHSQPRVISITQSTELGTVYSPAQVRALADFAHANGMLLHMDGARLANAAAALDVSLAALTRDAGVDVLSFGGTKNGMMFGEAVIFFNPELSREFNFIRKQGMQLISKMRFIAAQFIEMLHDGLWLENARNANDMARLMADSLRGLPHVTITRPVEANAVFARLSPEHIAKLQQDFYFYEWDPVLHEVRWMTSFDTTEEDVREFTDAVKALG encoded by the coding sequence GTGAGCCTCAAGAGTTTCGCCAGCGACAACACCTCGGGCGTGCACCCGCGCATTCTCGCCGCCATGGAGCGCGCCAACGCCGGGCAGGCCCGCCCCTACGGGCAGGACCCGTACACCGAGCAGGCGAAAGAGGTGTTCGCCCAACACTTCGGGCCGGACATCGACATGTACTTCGTGTTTCTGGGCACGGCGGCCAACGTGCTGGGGCTGCGTGCCGTGACCCGTCCGTGGCATTCCGTGGTCTGCGCGGACGTGGCCCACATCAATGTGGACGAATGCGGCGCGCCGGAATCGGTGACCGGGTCGAAGCTCCAGGTCATCCCCTCGCACGACGGGCGCATCCGGGTCATGGACGTGGTGCCGCTGCTGCACATGATCGGCAACTTCCACCACAGCCAGCCGCGGGTCATTTCCATCACCCAGTCCACGGAACTGGGCACCGTGTATTCCCCGGCGCAAGTCCGCGCCCTGGCCGACTTTGCCCATGCCAACGGCATGCTGCTGCACATGGACGGCGCACGGCTGGCCAATGCGGCGGCGGCGCTGGACGTGAGCCTGGCTGCCCTTACCCGCGACGCGGGCGTGGACGTGCTGTCCTTTGGCGGCACCAAGAACGGCATGATGTTCGGCGAGGCGGTGATCTTCTTCAATCCGGAACTGTCGCGCGAATTCAACTTCATCCGCAAGCAGGGCATGCAGCTCATTTCCAAGATGCGCTTCATCGCCGCGCAGTTCATCGAAATGCTGCACGACGGCCTGTGGCTGGAAAACGCCCGCAACGCCAACGACATGGCCCGCCTGATGGCCGACAGCCTGCGCGGCCTGCCGCACGTCACCATCACCCGGCCCGTGGAGGCCAACGCGGTGTTCGCGCGCCTTTCGCCCGAACACATCGCGAAGTTGCAGCAGGATTTCTATTTCTACGAATGGGACCCGGTGCTGCACGAGGTGCGCTGGATGACCAGCTTCGACACCACCGAGGAAGACGTGCGGGAATTCACCGACGCCGTGAAGGCGCTGGGGTAG
- a CDS encoding PhoH family protein, with protein sequence MSQSTTAATLEFDDAVLANQLFGAHNANLSLIAEKSGARLDTRGTTVTVDAEDPRVRETVLNLLAQLYGLLKSGHPVYPRDMAYAYGMLDRDPSADLRRIFRDAVFVVSPRKTITPKTLSQRDYVAALRENDMVFAVGPAGTGKTYLAVAVALSMLLAKKVKRIILTRPAVEAGEKLGFLPGDLVEKVNPYLRPLYDALHDMQDFQKVADMLETGIIEIAPLAFMRGRTLNDAFIILDEAQNTTQEQMKMFLTRLGFGSRAVITGDITQIDLPASGKADALSRSGLVHALRVLEGVKGIRSIRFHEDDVIRHPLVGRIVQAYERHETADSR encoded by the coding sequence ATGTCGCAATCCACCACCGCCGCCACGCTGGAATTCGACGACGCCGTACTGGCCAACCAGCTGTTCGGCGCGCACAACGCCAACCTTTCCCTGATCGCGGAAAAGTCGGGCGCACGCCTGGACACGCGCGGAACAACCGTCACCGTGGACGCGGAAGACCCCCGCGTGCGCGAAACGGTGCTGAACCTGCTGGCACAGTTGTATGGCCTGCTGAAGTCGGGCCACCCCGTGTACCCGCGCGACATGGCCTATGCCTACGGCATGCTCGACCGCGATCCCTCCGCCGACCTGCGGCGCATCTTCCGCGATGCGGTGTTCGTGGTTTCTCCCCGCAAGACCATCACCCCGAAAACCCTCAGCCAGCGCGACTACGTGGCCGCCCTGCGCGAAAACGACATGGTCTTCGCCGTGGGTCCGGCGGGCACGGGCAAGACCTATCTTGCCGTGGCCGTGGCCCTTTCCATGCTGCTGGCCAAGAAGGTGAAGCGCATCATCCTTACCCGGCCCGCCGTGGAGGCGGGAGAAAAGCTGGGCTTCCTGCCCGGCGACCTGGTGGAAAAGGTGAATCCCTACCTGCGCCCGCTGTACGATGCCCTGCACGACATGCAGGACTTCCAGAAGGTGGCCGACATGCTGGAAACGGGCATCATCGAGATTGCGCCGCTGGCCTTCATGCGGGGCCGCACCCTGAACGATGCCTTCATCATCCTGGACGAGGCGCAGAACACCACCCAGGAACAGATGAAGATGTTCCTCACCCGCCTGGGCTTCGGCTCGCGCGCGGTGATCACCGGCGACATCACCCAGATAGACCTGCCCGCATCGGGCAAGGCCGACGCGCTGTCGCGTTCCGGCCTGGTGCACGCCCTGCGCGTGCTTGAAGGCGTCAAGGGAATCCGCTCCATCCGCTTTCACGAAGACGACGTGATCCGCCACCCCCTGGTGGGCAGGATCGTGCAGGCCTATGAACGCCACGAAACAGCAGACTCCCGCTAG
- the ybeY gene encoding rRNA maturation RNase YbeY produces the protein MLVLRRAPGMGWMLPLAPGELRAVFAVMQEATGLAGCTVELDLVGDEEIARLNAAHLGCTGPTNILSFPAEDGAPVPSVLPENGAPVPSVLPENGGPEDRDDAAEAWPDARPGDGPDEGGPCHLGWLVLSLDTWRRECQLYGQEPVEHALRLLAHGLGHLAGYDHGPEMDAFTDAAQDAGLAVAAARD, from the coding sequence ATGCTGGTGTTGCGCCGCGCCCCCGGCATGGGATGGATGCTGCCCCTGGCCCCCGGCGAATTGCGTGCGGTATTCGCGGTCATGCAGGAGGCCACGGGCCTTGCCGGATGCACCGTGGAACTGGACCTAGTGGGCGACGAGGAAATCGCCCGCCTGAATGCCGCGCACCTTGGCTGCACCGGCCCCACCAACATCCTGTCCTTTCCCGCCGAGGACGGCGCGCCAGTGCCGTCCGTTCTGCCGGAAAACGGCGCGCCAGTGCCGTCCGTTCTGCCGGAAAACGGTGGGCCCGAAGACCGGGATGACGCCGCTGAGGCATGGCCCGACGCCCGTCCGGGCGATGGACCGGACGAAGGCGGCCCCTGCCACCTTGGCTGGCTGGTGCTGTCGCTGGATACCTGGCGGCGCGAATGCCAGCTGTACGGGCAGGAGCCGGTGGAACACGCCCTGCGCCTGCTGGCGCACGGCCTTGGTCACCTTGCCGGATACGACCATGGCCCGGAAATGGACGCGTTCACCGACGCCGCGCAGGACGCCGGGCTGGCCGTAGCGGCCGCACGGGACTAG
- a CDS encoding glycosyltransferase family 4 protein yields MRTIQVVNVRWFNATAWYGMMLARLLREAGHETLVLGLAGTESFERARAWGLDPIPLPLNAANPFTLAGLYGALHRMVRDFRPHVVNCHRGESFVLWGLLKALHARGPHRFGLVRTRGDQRLPKGNWPNLFLHTSVADAVIATNSVMAEHFVNEMGVPADRVHTILGGVDESVFRFDAAGRARVRAEYGWTDDDFVVGLLGRFDAVKGQRELIETVAGLRAGRWDGSPRPRLRLMLAGFDSATPEATVRGWLREAGIEDISVITGKRPDVAACISAMDLGVVASLWSETIARAALEIMACNRPLVSTTVGVMPDLLPHGALVAPGDIATMAGAIAHAMDSPPWLEILRDACGLRIEGLHRADFLNRTLDVYKAVCRNVWQGSCHLNEPDTSGGTGRG; encoded by the coding sequence CTGCGCACCATCCAGGTGGTCAACGTGCGCTGGTTCAACGCCACGGCATGGTACGGCATGATGCTGGCCCGTCTGCTGCGCGAGGCCGGGCACGAAACCCTGGTGCTGGGGCTTGCGGGCACCGAATCCTTCGAGCGCGCCCGCGCCTGGGGTCTGGACCCCATCCCCCTGCCCCTGAACGCCGCCAATCCCTTCACCCTTGCGGGCCTGTACGGTGCGCTGCACCGCATGGTGCGCGATTTCCGCCCCCATGTGGTCAACTGCCACCGGGGCGAATCGTTCGTGCTGTGGGGCCTGTTGAAGGCGCTGCACGCGCGCGGGCCGCACCGCTTCGGGCTGGTGCGCACGCGCGGCGACCAGCGCCTGCCCAAGGGCAACTGGCCCAACCTGTTCCTGCACACCAGTGTGGCCGATGCGGTCATTGCCACCAATTCGGTAATGGCCGAGCACTTCGTCAATGAAATGGGCGTGCCCGCCGACCGGGTACATACCATACTCGGCGGGGTGGACGAATCCGTGTTCCGCTTTGACGCGGCGGGCCGTGCCCGCGTGCGTGCCGAATACGGCTGGACGGATGACGACTTCGTGGTGGGGCTGCTGGGCCGGTTCGACGCGGTGAAGGGCCAGCGCGAACTGATCGAAACCGTGGCGGGCCTGCGCGCGGGTCGCTGGGACGGTTCGCCGCGCCCGCGCCTGCGGCTGATGCTGGCCGGGTTCGATTCGGCCACGCCCGAGGCCACGGTGCGCGGCTGGCTGCGCGAGGCGGGCATCGAGGACATTTCGGTCATCACCGGCAAACGGCCGGACGTGGCCGCGTGCATTTCGGCCATGGACCTTGGCGTGGTGGCCTCTCTGTGGTCCGAAACCATCGCCCGCGCCGCGCTGGAGATCATGGCCTGCAACAGGCCGCTGGTGTCCACTACCGTGGGCGTCATGCCCGATCTGCTGCCCCACGGGGCGCTGGTTGCGCCGGGCGACATCGCCACCATGGCCGGGGCCATCGCCCATGCCATGGACAGCCCGCCTTGGCTGGAAATACTGCGCGATGCCTGCGGGCTGCGCATCGAAGGCCTGCACCGGGCCGATTTCCTGAATCGCACCCTTGATGTCTACAAGGCCGTGTGCCGCAATGTATGGCAGGGCAGTTGCCACCTGAATGAGCCGGACACCTCCGGCGGCACGGGCAGGGGCTGA
- a CDS encoding HD family phosphohydrolase, translated as MNATKQQTPARHKALSAASVVAPFRWLARHQAGPGLFFFCLTMIALAVLAGANLSPSVRLYVAGEIASQEVTADRDLLVEDVQGTRARREQVAQLQPAVFDLSRDPITTLRQRVHDIFLAVNHADPAEQEQLRWQLAEALGTEITERTIGILASEELQTLVTTRALPWVESRLTEGVSADARIVLQFKGGVLLRDLATGSETLRTDLQNLHDLRSVVSELSQNLKNETKASLAVRRTTVLLLSPLLSPTLTLNREATDARVAEMTAAVEPVFYRIQKGEVVVRQGERVSREHQLKLQALWARKGEKVHLATVAGVLLTSLLLGAGMLFSPSGRMGSAVRQKDLFFVALLLLVFALMSKGLTLLGQRVLEQGASLTPEVLAFAFPVAGAAGLAALIFSARRYCVTGLLLAFFCTVLAGGGLPLFMFYFLGAMWNTWLVTRAQTRQDVVWSMLPLCAGQLLIWLGATALGGHVDPASMAWGVLAVAVNAMLSLLLLFALSPIIELCLGYTTRFRLMELMNLEQPLLQDLMVAVPGTYHHSLIVSNMVEAGAKAIGANSLLCKVAALYHDIGKLSRPEYFIENQFGGRNKHDKLAPSMSALILTSHVKKGAELAQQHRLGQEIVDIIGQHHGTRVIRYFYQKAVNQGENPREQDYQYPGPRPQTREAAIVMLADAVEASSRTLVEPTPARIKGHIDTIVKGIFAEGQLDESELTFKDLHKLGENFHRILTGLFHQRIGYPDATRPGQPDRSPDRDAAKCGEKGAEKCPEKNGDKGGKAVEQADGNGDAPCQACPPPCPDTSATAPCPACPTCAEPQPPMPCCYGTLDGGNGDGPQVPGASMPATEQQDTPAVGPAAATPASPAASPAATKTGKPV; from the coding sequence ATGAACGCCACGAAACAGCAGACTCCCGCTAGACACAAGGCCCTCAGCGCCGCATCGGTGGTCGCGCCCTTCCGCTGGCTGGCGCGCCACCAGGCCGGACCGGGGCTGTTCTTCTTCTGCCTGACCATGATCGCCCTGGCCGTGCTGGCGGGCGCCAATCTTTCGCCCTCCGTGCGGCTGTACGTGGCCGGTGAAATCGCCTCGCAAGAGGTCACCGCCGACCGCGATCTGCTGGTGGAGGACGTGCAGGGCACCCGCGCCCGGCGCGAGCAGGTGGCCCAACTGCAACCTGCCGTGTTCGACCTGAGCCGCGACCCCATAACCACCCTGCGCCAGCGGGTGCACGACATCTTCCTGGCCGTGAACCACGCCGACCCGGCGGAACAGGAACAGCTGCGCTGGCAGCTGGCCGAGGCTCTGGGCACGGAAATCACCGAGCGTACCATCGGCATTCTGGCCAGCGAGGAATTGCAGACCCTCGTGACCACCCGCGCCCTGCCGTGGGTGGAATCGCGCCTGACGGAAGGCGTTTCCGCCGATGCGCGCATCGTGCTCCAGTTCAAGGGCGGCGTGCTGCTGCGCGACCTTGCCACCGGCAGCGAAACCCTGCGCACCGACCTGCAGAACCTGCACGACCTGCGGTCCGTTGTTTCCGAACTGAGCCAGAACCTGAAGAACGAGACCAAGGCCTCGCTGGCCGTGCGCCGCACCACCGTGCTGCTGCTGTCGCCGCTGCTCTCGCCCACCCTGACCCTGAACCGCGAGGCCACCGACGCCCGCGTGGCGGAAATGACCGCCGCCGTGGAACCGGTGTTCTACCGCATCCAGAAGGGCGAGGTGGTGGTGCGCCAGGGCGAGCGGGTAAGCCGCGAGCACCAGCTGAAATTGCAGGCCCTGTGGGCGCGCAAGGGCGAAAAGGTGCACCTGGCCACGGTGGCCGGGGTGCTGCTTACCTCGCTGCTGCTGGGCGCGGGCATGCTGTTTTCGCCCAGCGGGCGCATGGGTTCCGCCGTGCGCCAGAAGGACCTGTTCTTCGTGGCGCTGCTGCTGCTGGTGTTCGCGCTGATGTCCAAGGGGCTGACCCTGCTGGGCCAGCGGGTGCTGGAACAGGGCGCGTCGCTGACGCCGGAAGTGCTGGCCTTCGCCTTTCCCGTGGCCGGGGCGGCGGGCCTTGCCGCGCTGATCTTTTCTGCCCGGCGCTATTGCGTCACCGGGTTGTTGCTGGCCTTCTTCTGCACCGTGCTGGCGGGCGGCGGGCTGCCCCTGTTCATGTTCTATTTCCTGGGCGCCATGTGGAACACCTGGCTGGTCACCCGCGCGCAAACCCGCCAGGACGTGGTCTGGAGCATGCTGCCGTTGTGCGCGGGCCAGTTGCTGATCTGGCTGGGCGCCACGGCCCTGGGCGGCCACGTGGACCCGGCGTCCATGGCGTGGGGAGTGCTGGCGGTTGCGGTCAACGCCATGCTCTCGCTGCTGCTGCTGTTCGCGCTGTCGCCCATCATCGAGCTGTGCCTGGGCTACACCACGCGCTTCCGGCTGATGGAGCTGATGAATCTGGAACAGCCGCTATTGCAGGACCTGATGGTGGCCGTGCCCGGCACCTACCACCATTCGCTCATCGTTTCGAACATGGTGGAGGCCGGGGCCAAGGCCATCGGGGCCAACAGCCTGCTGTGCAAGGTGGCCGCGCTGTACCACGACATCGGCAAGCTGAGCCGCCCGGAATACTTCATTGAAAACCAGTTCGGCGGGCGCAACAAGCACGACAAGCTGGCCCCGTCCATGAGCGCGCTGATTCTCACCTCGCACGTCAAGAAGGGCGCGGAACTGGCCCAGCAGCATCGCCTGGGGCAAGAGATCGTGGACATCATCGGCCAGCACCACGGCACGCGGGTGATCCGCTACTTCTACCAGAAGGCCGTGAACCAGGGCGAAAACCCGCGCGAGCAGGACTACCAGTACCCCGGCCCGCGCCCCCAGACGCGCGAGGCGGCCATCGTCATGCTGGCCGACGCCGTGGAGGCATCCAGCCGGACCCTGGTGGAACCCACCCCGGCGCGCATCAAGGGGCACATCGACACCATCGTCAAGGGCATCTTTGCCGAAGGGCAGCTTGACGAATCGGAACTGACCTTCAAGGACCTGCACAAGCTGGGCGAGAACTTTCACCGCATCCTCACCGGGCTGTTCCACCAGCGCATCGGCTACCCGGACGCTACCAGGCCCGGCCAGCCGGACCGCAGCCCGGACCGCGATGCGGCGAAGTGCGGCGAAAAGGGCGCGGAAAAGTGCCCGGAAAAAAACGGGGACAAGGGCGGCAAGGCCGTTGAGCAGGCCGACGGGAATGGCGACGCACCGTGCCAGGCATGTCCGCCCCCCTGCCCCGACACCTCGGCCACTGCGCCTTGCCCGGCCTGCCCGACCTGTGCCGAACCGCAGCCCCCCATGCCCTGCTGCTACGGCACGCTGGACGGCGGCAACGGCGACGGCCCGCAGGTCCCGGGGGCGTCGATGCCCGCCACTGAACAGCAAGACACTCCGGCGGTTGGCCCGGCAGCGGCAACACCCGCGTCACCGGCGGCATCCCCTGCCGCCACCAAGACCGGCAAGCCCGTCTAG